CTCTCTCATTTGAGACCTTGCTTAAGGGGAGGAGAATTAAccatgtaccacttgaaccaaccactCGTCGGTCGGTAATCAACCTTCATCTACCAGTACTAAGCAAATTACATATATGACCTATCCTTAAAAAAATATACTGTGACATTTTGGTGATTTGGTGAGGGGTAGAACCGGAAGGTTGTAGACCAAATGGGGTTTTGAAGGTGAAATCGAAGCAGTGAGATCAGCGAAGAAGAGAGCAGAGAAATCCATCGGAGAAAGAGAGAGCGATGGCATCAGGGTGGGGAATCACAGGAAACAAAGGTCGCTGCTACGATTTCTGGATCGACTTCAGCGAATGCATGTCTACTTGCAGAGAGCCCAAGGACTGTGCTCTCCTCCGTGAAGATTACCTCGAGTGCCTCCACCATTCCAAAGAGGTACCCTTTCATATCCATCTCAAAACCCTAATTAGCTTTTCCTCTGTTCGATTCGTTTACAAACCCTATCATTTTGATCCCAAATCCAATTTTTGTGGTATCCTGCATTATTCTGATTCAACACAAATGTATCCATGTTTGGGATCCTGAATTGTTGATAACTAATTCACTAGTATTAACTGAGAGGATTCAATTGAAAACAAATGCAGTGTTTTTTTAGCTCTCAAGAGAGAATTGAATTCACAAGTCATTCATTTATACACTATTGTGAAAAGGGGCTTCATTTCACATTATAATTTTCGTTCATAGGTAAAGGGTATCTATCTAGCTAGCTACGTTTGAATAAATACATGTATTCTGTATATTGGAAATTAGAGGCACAGTAAAAGCCTTGTTGTTATGCTTATTTTTTGTGCATATTGTTGAGTGGCAGTTTAATAAGTCATGGAAGTAGTATCATGCGGCATAGGATTGTAAAAAGGAGAGTGATGCTGTGGAAGGATTGAAAATTTAGAGTAATGCACATgattccttcgtgcattgctgcTAATATGATTCTATCCGTCCACTCTATTTGACCCATGTTCGGCTATCAGGATATAGTGAGTATAAGATGTGGCTATTGATATTTCTGTAATCCATGCTTCCTTTCTGCCTGGTCTCAAATTTTGTATTTTGCCCTGCTAACATATTCATGTTCTATTTTCGTGATAGTTTTACTATCGAAGTTTAAAGATGGGTTTGATTTTTTAGAACTAACAAGTTTTGTTTCCGTTAAATTTTAAGAAGTTTTTTGTCTTTTCCCTCTATCTATCTTGGTTTAATCTACATTCCATTTCAGTCTGTGAGTCAACTATGAAACAAAGTGTGATGATTTCTTAAGTGCTTCTTTTCATTACCATCTGTAACAACCTGGAGTTGCTTAGGGACCAACAATTTTCTTCTTAACAGAGTTTGTCTATGAACTAAGTGATATAGGCAAGTCAACTTTGAATTACAAACTGGAATTCACTTGATTTGACTGTTGGCCTTTTTAAGTTTCTAGTGTTAATTCCTGCTCTTGGTTTGATGACCTATTTCATTTATATATCTTTTTGTAGCTTATAGGATGGTTGTAATCAATTAACAAGGGACAATAGGATATCTGTTGTCAGCTATTTTTCTCAACTTAATAGCTTAAAATTGTTCTTTGACCTCTTATAATTCTTCAATAGCTTGTTAGGACACAACACAACTCTGAGTATTTAATATCCAGTGGTTGACAATTGTATGGGGTGGTTAGTTTCAGAAATTTAGAGTGTGAATGGTTTTATGTTTGAAACTTGCAAACCACGGTTCGGGCAAAAGCTACAAGATACAAACTTCTACCCAAATTATGGTTTGTCACTTTTCAACGCCACACCAAATGTCCACTTAATGTTATCATATAAAGCTGTTCAATTATAATTCTAGAAACTTTCATATGGATCGGTGGACTCCAAATAGCTAGTCTAGCGCATGAATTCCAAACATCTGTTGAAAATTGGGAGGACTATAATCATTATTAGGTTACCACACAATACAATCATAACTGATAAGCGTGATATGAAACTTGTCCTTTTCTTGTTGCTGTTATATGGTTAAAGCCTTTAGTTTTACCTTATTCTGTCAGCATACTCAAGTTTGTCAGCTATTTTTCTCAACTTTGAAGGTTTAGGAATTCTAGATTACCTAGACATCCTTCCTGTGATTGTTTTTTCTCAATGTTACTTTGGAGTTTGGAGGCAAAAGTATATCCTGGTTTATAGTTCAGGCCTTAAAAGCAGTTGAGAATGTCTTATTATTGCAAAAAATATCAAGTTTACTTTGCCCCAGCATTGTGAAAATTATCTCTTGCTCTAGATACAAACCTTGTTTTACACAACGTAGTAAATTTTATGACAACATATGTTGGTTTGGTTGGTAAATATATTACTGATATTGATTTTATTGCTTACTGCAGTTCCAACGAAGAAACCGTATTTACAAGGAGGAGCAGCGCAAACTAAGAGCTGCCTCCAGAAAAGGTCAGGATGAGGGGGTTGTTAGTGGACATCATTAGCACTCAAAATATGTTGTCAATTTAAACTTTTGAACAGTTTTTTTTGACAAAACGTTTGTAATTTCGCTTGGATCGGCATTCCTACATGTTCTGATATTTTATACTTTGACATTGTGGGATTCTTTTCCCTGTGCAATAATTCGGATGCCAACTTTCGACtgcaaaataattaattaaactaTGAGCTTGCTGAGTGAATttgtttcatgttttttttttgtaaacctGCTTGATCAAAAGGATTGAAATCTCcgaaatgaaaaatattaacaGGCTAAAAATTTATGAAATGTACGTGTAATAAATTTTTGATTTGTATGAGATTAGTGGATCCTGCTAAGGAAACAGAAGTCTGCCTGAACCTTTTCCCTGAAAGTTTTATCCTCTATGATGGTTTTTCCTTTCATTGGCTGATTCATTGCAACGCGATGCCCTAGACATGTTGGTGATTTATCTTTATCCATCGATCCAGTCTCATACCTGAATTTGCAAAATCTCTTTCTCCTCAAGAGTACACTATTTCCTTCTATCAAATCCTGATTCCAAGATATTAATCCTTTGGCATGATGCAtaataatagtttatttaaaaCAGGTTTTAGTTcttaaccaaaaagaaaaaattacagtTGGTGCATCCATTCTTCTTTTGCTCTTGCAAATGGAATTGCATGCATCCTGAACAAAGGATAGATGGGAGACACCGCGAGTTAGCAGTTTCATTTCTTCTATTGTCTTTGGTTCTAGACTTCTCTTCAATATGTGGGAAAGAACATTCGCAGCAAAGATATGATTAACGCTCATTCTTCATTGAACCCAAAAGCAAGTAAGGTTTTTTTCCTAACAACTTCCACTTCAAACAATCACATGCTTTATTTCATATCCAGCTTAACGATTAATAAATGATTTGATCTATGTTGTCTCCTCTTCTTTAGCATGTGCAACTTCTCCTACACAAGCATCAGGTTGGTTTACAATTATTCTTCCCCAACAAAGGCACTATGGTTAGGGGAGATAAGCTGCTCCATATATACtctgagataaaaaaaattgagatataATCAAATTACAACAACAACGGATTTTTGAAACTAGCACAAATTGGGTAGTGTTCTTTTCTCTACATTTCAACCTTTTTTATTACCTGGGACTTCTGACtgcataaaaattcattttgtCTCCACGATTCCTTCATCACACCTTGTAAACTCTTGAATTCCTCACCATCAATGTAGCTACTAAAACCATCTATGATATATTGGATTCTTCTAACTTAAGAGTTTCACGATCGATCCTAATGAATTTCTCTTACTTCCATTTAAGCATGACAAATTTgcaccctttttttttcttcattaaaGTCATCCAGACATAATTTTCTCTTTGTTCCAACTCCCATTGTTTTTTGACTACTTATGTACATTCTTCATTTTCCTCCAAGAAAGCTTCATATTTGACTGTGTTGCCACATGTTACATTGGGAATGAGTTAGAATAGAATTGGGAATTGATATGAACTTGCCATTGGAAAAGTTGTAGCAAGGGCATTGGGGAAAATGATTTTTAAAGGTCAATTGAGTTAGAGTGTGTTTGGTTCAATGGAGGGAGGGGAGGAGAGAAATTAATAGGAATGGAGATATTTAAAAATAGGATAaaagatattttaaaataaaataacttcaaAACCTAGTAAGCGTTTTGTCTAATGAAATTAAGAAAATGATCGGTGCATTGTTAgtgtaaacattttttacaCATACATCCATATtgttttttaattcaaattattaACCATattatagatatttttttttagatactTAAAAAATACACTGTACCATTCAATTtatattgatatctgatttcaTTCCaagttaatattattataatccTGTACTGTACGGTGGTGACATGTAGAAAGGAAATACCCAATCCAAAGTGAGCGTCACGTGTGACGTTCCCAACCGAACGGGAAATTATTTCCGTAACAGTGAGTGTGCGCGTGTGACTGACTATATAGCAATAGCATACacccttcttcctctctttctttctttctttctttccctcTTCTCCTCatcaaaaccctaattttccAACGCACCGATCCCCAATCCTCACTCACCCAAAGGTAGCTTCTTTTCCGCTCAATTGCTTCTTGATTATAACTTATCTGCACTTATTCGCCTCAAAAATTCGATTTTATCCCTTTTTCTATCATCATGTTTCTGTGAAATTCATTGCTGAAATTCGATTTTACAATTTTTGACTTGCTGTTGCTCATTTTTTAATTGCGTTGCAGAAAAAAAGATGAGTAGGCGTACGAGCAGAACCGTCTACGTTGGAAATCTACCTGGTGATATCCGTGAAAGAGAAGTTGAAGATTTGTTCTATAAggtaatttcattttctttgtttattTGCACTTTTATCTGATAATTTGATTTGCTGGGGAAGCGGCGGATTCCTCATTTGATGTGGGTTGGGTGTCAATGTGTGATAGTGTCGGAGATATTTGATAACCCTAATATTCTTGATAGCATCTATACCTGCATTGCTTTAGGTCTACATTAGTTAAGGTGGGTTTAAAATTTAGGTATTGCAATGCATAGTGATTGCAGTAAGATACCATTTTACAGTCTCTTTTGGGATAGCGTAGGTCAGATGCGTTATTGATGTGCATGACTGTTAATTGTTTATTGTAGTCCGTCTACTGCGCGATTAATGTTATATTGGGTTTTTCTTTGCTGTTTCTTGATTTTGAGGTTGGTTGTTATATGCTGATAAATTTCACTTTGTGTTTGTAGTATGGAAACATAACTCATATTGACCTAAAGGTTCCGCCAAGGCCTCCTGGCTATGCATTTGTAGAGGTGAGTTTGCATCTACCAAGTTTGATATGAATTTCCGGCTATTTCTTTATATTTTGGTTTATCCTAATTGAGGGCACTGTATTGCAGTTTGAAGACACTCAAGATGCTGAGGATGCAATTCGTGGGCGCGATGGTTATGATTTTGATGGTCACCGTTTACGGGTTGGTTATATTTTTAGAATTACAAGCTTTACTGTTCTGACAACTGCAATTATCCCTACCAAAAGTTGGGGGAAAAACAAGATAGCTTTAATGAATTGCTGATATTGTTTAAATTTGTATCTTTATAGGTGGAGCTTGCTCATGGTGGACGTGGTAATTCATCTTCAAGAGATCGATATAGTAGTCATAGCAGTGGTCGTGGTGGACGTGGAGTGTCCAGGCGCTCTGAATATCGTGGTGTGTAGAATTTTGGAACATTTATTAGGTTCTTTCAAGGGATGCTTTGGGTGGGTATGTGTCCTAATTCTTCATGTTTCATGCTCCCTTTTGCAGTTCTAGTCTCTGGGTTGCCCTCTTCTGCATCCTGGCAGGATCTTAAGGTGAGCTATTGTGTTCATTCTGTTCCAGTTCTATCATATAATTCCAGTTCTATCATATAATGGTTTTCTTTGCTGCAGGATCACATGCGAAAAGCAGGGGATGTATGCTTTTCCCAAGTTTTTCATGATGGCAGGGGTATGTGGCGTTCAAATAAAAATTTTGTTTCTAGTTTAATTAAGGAGTTTTTTATGTCGATGGTTTATTTTTCCCCTCTCCATTCTCTCTTAGATCTCTCTATGCCATGCTAGCATTTGAGATAGTCTAACGTGTCTGAGATTTTTTTAAGCTTTAAACTATTTTCTCAATTATTTGATGCAGTGTGGTTGGTTTGCAGGTACTACTGGAATTGTGGATTACACCAACCATGATGATATGAAATATGCTGTGAGTTACTTCtcgacttgcatggttttatttattttgaagtGCATGGATAACCTATTAACCTTCAAAGATCTGTGCATATCTCTAATAAATACCTACTAATTTCAACGTTggtattttctttttctgcaGGTCAAGAAGCTTGATGACTCTGAGTTCCGAAATGCATTTTCCCGGGGTTATGTTCGTGTATGACCTCAATTTGATATTTTAAgagttatatatttttttctagtAAATGCCTACTTCTACTGACTGTTTTCCTCTTTTTCCCATGTAGGTGAGGCAATATGATTCGAGGCGGGACTCCAGAAGTCCTAGTGGTGGCCCATCTCATTCTAGAGGAAGAAGCTATAGCCGCAGCCGTAGCCGTAGTCGTAGTTATAGTCGGGGCCGAAGCGAAAGGTTTGTTCACCGTGTATTTTAGTCATTCCTTATGTGAACATTCATTGttgatttttcttaattaattttgtgTTCATACAGCAAATCTCCAAAGGGTAAATCTTCACCGCGTTCGCCTGCTAAATCTCCAGCAAAATCTGCTTCTCGCTCAAGATCAAGGTCCCGCTCTTTATCAGGGTATGAAATGTTCTTAATGTTTACAAATTTCTCTGATGCGTCTCTCAAAGTAAATTTTATTGATACTGTTGTTTGGAAGACCTAACATCATTATTTTACCAAATTATTTAGAGCTTCTTAGTCTCTTTAGATTTGTGCAGGGACCAATAGGGTCAACCCTGATGAGGCATATTAATAGATTGCGTGGGGGGACCATCTGAGTTGTCAATCCCGGGTTCCCATCCCATCCATACCCTGGGATGAATTTCCCATTCCAGCCCAGTTCACTAGCTCAACCATCTCGGCTGGGATCCTGCCCAAAATCCCGACGGGTGTAGGCCCCAGTTTTCCAAATATGCCCCCAAATTGTTCGCATTGTGGGTTTTTATTTATAGGGGTATTTTCAGGCTTTCGCAATGGAAAAACCCTAGCCTTTGGTTTTGTTAGATTTTTCCCTCTCTTCTACCCACTTTGTCCCTCTTCTCTGTTCTATCTTCGCACCTTCCCTCTCTTGTCTCTCTTGGACCCATAACTGGTTGGCGACCACCATGACAATACCTCCGGCGAGCATCACCTCTGTTCTACCCACTTTGACCCCCTTCTCTCTGCTCTATCCTGTAGTTATCATTGATTTAGTATGTGTATGTATGGTATAAATTGTACAAAATATAGGCAAAAATTCACTATCCTGGCCATCCTGCTTTCCAGGATCCCGCTATCCCAGTGTTTAGGCTGGCCGCGCTGAGCTTGAAACTGGGATTGACAACATAGGGGACCATAGAGAATTGAGTATTGAAATGAACAAAACATAAGTAGTTTGAGTTCCGTGTCACGAATCAGTTGAATCCATGCATATCAAGTCCTCCTTAAGTTAGGATGAACAACTTTTGTTTCAATTGCTTTGTCCTAGTGAAGTCAGTTGTCCGCACcatgtgtgtgtttgtgtgtgttCCTTTTTTGTGTTGTTAAGCATCCTAATGAAACTTGTTTTGTTCAAAACCCTTCTTTTTCTGAAAGTGAAAGTCACGCAGAAACTTGTTTGTGAATGAATTGTTATTTATCACTTTTTCTCAATGAACTTCAGATTTAGTCATTTTTTTCCTAACACACTTGCTCTCTTCTCAGTCCCTTGTCAGTTTTTCCCCTTCATGCATGTTCACGTGCTACCCGGACAAACATGCCTCCTTGTCGGAGTGTTCGCTTTGAGTTTCCTTTTGTTTTTGTGAAAATTCcttgtttgttttttcttagATATGGAAACTTGCGGCATACTGGATATTGGAATTTAGGATCTTGGTGGGATTTGTTCAATTGCCTGCAACTCAATTTGTTGTAGAGGTATGATATTTTTTAGATGGGCGACTTTGGATACCCTCCCAGTACATCTGTTCTAATACTTTTAGCATGTAAATGTCCATGGGTGCTAGATGGGGAATCAAGGAGATCATGGGATTGCCATTTTAGAGCTGGATTTCTTGTGTATAAAGTCAATTGGGATTTGGAAACCACCACCAATGAGGAATAGGAACAATTTCATTACAATTGTCGGCTTCAAGATTACCCAAGCCTGTAGGGTGCACTATCTGGATTCTTTGGATTTTGTGGTGCTGTGGAAGATTTATTTTCTCCAAGCCACTGGTGTATTAAAATATACCCTGTGATGGTTCTATttacttttttcattttccatgaTATTATTTTGCATTATTATCTACAATTTGTCCTTTTTAGATCTCTCTCTGTTGGGCTGTTTTATATTTTGAGATGTTTGCTTTTACCTCTCTTGGACATGTTTACTGTGACATGGGAGAGGCATCAAGGCTATTGGATCAAATTTGATGAGGGAACATGTGGATCTTAAATTCTGTTGTTTGTGGAACTTTTGCAGATCACGGTCAAGGTCCAAGTCTCCATTGCCATTGGTGAGTGAATTTCTTAACTTAAATTGAACATGTGTTTGCCTTCTGTTCCTACTCGTCTTGGCTGAATTTGATGTCGTGATTTGCATCATTGCATGTTGAGCTTGGGTTTGTATGTGAAATCTCATTTTTCTCGGTGAATCCTCATGTTTTTTAAGTGTTTTTTTTGTGGTTTGAATATTGTACATGGTGTTAGAAAGCATAATTTGCAATTTCAAGTTGAGTTTTGGTAGACTGCCTTCTTTTCCCTCCTTAATTAATGGTTTTCTTTGACAGCGTAACAAAAGCCCCAAGAGGTGCAGTGCAAGCCCCATAAGACGCAGTGCTAGCCCCAAAAGACGCAGTCCTAGCCCCAAAAGGCGCAGTGCTAGCAGGAGTCCAAGTAGGAGCAGGAGCAGGAGCAAGAGTTTGTCCAGGTCTTTATCTTAAATTCTTTTGTTTCTCCTGGATTATTTTTCAGTGCATTTGTTGACTTCCTCAAGTTTAATTTTGTTTGTGTGTTGGATTCATGCTCAACTTTTGGATTTGATTGACCATGGTCTGGCAGGTGAGCTCTGATTTGGCAATTGATGAAGTTGAGGAGGATGATGAGTGCTACATAGTCTTTCTATTGAATTTACCTTAGCCTAGAAAGAACACCTATTTGGGTTGAagttgtttgaactttgaactcCTTTGAATTGAACTGTAGACTTGTGCCATTGTGCGTCTTAGCTGCTATTGAGGATTTGATGGAACTTAATTTATGTAGTAGACTATTGGATGTCAAACTTACATTGGTTCCTTATGGCCGGTTTATTTGATAACTGTCATTTGGTATATTATGTTCTCTATTATTTCGCGTTTTATATTTGTGGTACATCCTTCTGTGTTGGTTTCCGCTCTTCTGTGGAAAAATTTACATTATTCTCGAATTACCTACTCTATCATTACATAATTTTAATGGAAGT
This is a stretch of genomic DNA from Lotus japonicus ecotype B-129 chromosome 1, LjGifu_v1.2. It encodes these proteins:
- the LOC130731102 gene encoding serine/arginine-rich splicing factor SR34B isoform X1, whose protein sequence is MSRRTSRTVYVGNLPGDIREREVEDLFYKYGNITHIDLKVPPRPPGYAFVEFEDTQDAEDAIRGRDGYDFDGHRLRVELAHGGRGNSSSRDRYSSHSSGRGGRGVSRRSEYRVLVSGLPSSASWQDLKDHMRKAGDVCFSQVFHDGRGTTGIVDYTNHDDMKYAVKKLDDSEFRNAFSRGYVRVRQYDSRRDSRSPSGGPSHSRGRSYSRSRSRSRSYSRGRSESKSPKGKSSPRSPAKSPAKSASRSRSRSRSLSGSRSRSKSPLPLRNKSPKRCSASPIRRSASPKRRSPSPKRRSASRSPSRSRSRSKSLSR
- the LOC130731103 gene encoding NADH dehydrogenase [ubiquinone] iron-sulfur protein 5-B, yielding MASGWGITGNKGRCYDFWIDFSECMSTCREPKDCALLREDYLECLHHSKEFQRRNRIYKEEQRKLRAASRKGQDEGVVSGHH
- the LOC130731102 gene encoding serine/arginine-rich splicing factor SR34B isoform X2, with the translated sequence MSRRTSRTVYVGNLPGDIREREVEDLFYKYGNITHIDLKVPPRPPGYAFVEFEDTQDAEDAIRGRDGYDFDGHRLRVELAHGGRGNSSSRDRYSSHSSGRGGRGVSRRSEYRVLVSGLPSSASWQDLKDHMRKAGDVCFSQVFHDGRGTTGIVDYTNHDDMKYAVKKLDDSEFRNAFSRGYVRVRQYDSRRDSRSPSGGPSHSRGRSYSRSRSRSRSYSRGRSESKSPKGKSSPRSPAKSPAKSASRSRSRSRSLSGYGNLRHTGYWNLGSWWDLFNCLQLNLL